The DNA region TGTCACTGCTTTCGCTCCTCAACGACCCTGGGCACCGGGTTGAGGCCATCGTGGAGGCCTCCCTGGAATCGGTTCCCCGGATTCAGTGCCACCCCCTCAGCAACCGTTGCACCATGGACGTTGACACCCAGGTACTCTGGCAGCTACTGGACCAGCGGGGACACATCGTGCGCTGGCTGGCACTGCCCTGACCCGGCAGCGCCTGCACTCGAAACGCTTCAGGCCAGTGGACGTATTCCCATCGCGCGACGCACGCGCTCCATAAAGGGGGTGGCTTGCTCGCGCGCCTTAACGGCCCCCTTGATCAGCTCCGCCTCAACATAGCCCGGGTCCTTCATCAGCGCCTCATAGCGCGCTCGCGGCCCCTTCAGCTCTTCATTGACCAGTTCAAACAGCTGCTTTTTGGCCTCCCCCCAGGCGATCCCGTTTTCAAATTCACGGCGCATGTAATCGATCTGGCTCTCATCCGCAAAAGCTTTCCAGATCTGGAACAGGGTGGAGTCATCCGGGTCCTTGGGCTCTCCCGGCTCCAGCAGGTTGGTCTTGATCTTGTTAATCGATTTGCGCAGCTTGTTCTCGGGCTCAAACAGCGGGATGGTGTTGTCGTAGCTTTTGCTCATCTTGCGGCCGTCCAGCCCTTGCAGCACAGCCACATTTTCTCCCACCACCGCTTCCGGCAGGGTAAAGCCCACCTTGTAGTGGTGGTTCATACGATCGGCGATATCACGCGCCATCTCCAGGTGCTGCACCTGATCGCGCCCTACCGGGACTTTATGGGCATTGAACATCAGGATATCGGCCGCCATCA from Aestuariirhabdus litorea includes:
- the trpS gene encoding tryptophan--tRNA ligase, with product MSTIRTLTGITTSGTPHLGNYVGAIKPAIQDSLNPGISAYYFMADYHAIIKTRDPQRVHESSLQVAATWLACGLDTDRVTFYRQSDIPEIMELCWVLNCMTAKGLMNRAHAYKAAVDANVAEGNDADQAITMGLFSYPVLMAADILMFNAHKVPVGRDQVQHLEMARDIADRMNHHYKVGFTLPEAVVGENVAVLQGLDGRKMSKSYDNTIPLFEPENKLRKSINKIKTNLLEPGEPKDPDDSTLFQIWKAFADESQIDYMRREFENGIAWGEAKKQLFELVNEELKGPRARYEALMKDPGYVEAELIKGAVKAREQATPFMERVRRAMGIRPLA